A region of uncultured Carboxylicivirga sp. DNA encodes the following proteins:
- a CDS encoding purine-nucleoside phosphorylase: protein MLETIRKTADFLSHQSGLNPKIGIILGTGLGGLVEEIEIEKSIPYEEIPEFPVSTVEGHSGRLIFGTINGVPVLAMQGRFHYYEGYTMQEVTFPVRVMKALGIETLIVSNASGGLNPDFKVGDIMVITDQINMFGNNPLIGKNYNELGPRFPDMSEPYSKHLIAKALEIGRENNIDLKQGVYAGTTGPTFETPAEYKMFRVLGGDAVGMSTVPEIIVARHMNMTTFGISIITDSGVPGQIVEVSHEEVQEVAAAAEPLMTKVIKELVSEI from the coding sequence ATGTTAGAGACTATCAGAAAGACAGCTGATTTTTTGTCGCATCAGAGCGGTTTGAATCCTAAGATTGGAATTATTTTAGGAACTGGTTTGGGTGGCTTGGTTGAGGAGATTGAAATTGAAAAGTCTATTCCTTATGAAGAGATTCCTGAATTCCCTGTTTCAACTGTTGAAGGCCATAGTGGAAGATTGATATTTGGTACCATCAATGGAGTGCCGGTTTTAGCAATGCAAGGTCGTTTCCACTATTACGAGGGTTATACAATGCAGGAAGTTACTTTTCCTGTAAGAGTAATGAAAGCTTTAGGTATTGAAACCTTGATTGTATCTAATGCAAGTGGTGGTTTAAATCCTGATTTTAAAGTTGGGGATATCATGGTCATAACAGACCAGATCAATATGTTTGGTAACAATCCATTGATCGGAAAGAATTATAATGAGTTGGGGCCTCGTTTCCCGGATATGAGTGAGCCATATAGTAAACACTTAATTGCCAAAGCTCTTGAAATCGGAAGAGAAAATAACATTGATTTGAAACAAGGTGTTTATGCTGGTACAACAGGACCAACTTTCGAAACTCCAGCAGAATATAAGATGTTTCGCGTTTTAGGTGGAGATGCTGTTGGTATGTCAACAGTGCCTGAAATTATTGTTGCCCGTCATATGAACATGACTACTTTTGGAATATCCATTATTACAGATTCAGGCGTTCCTGGCCAGATCGTGGAAGTATCGCACGAAGAAGTTCAGGAAGTGGCAGCGGCAGCAGAGCCGCTAATGACAAAAGTGATTAAAGAATTAGTTTCGGAAATTTAA
- the nagB gene encoding glucosamine-6-phosphate deaminase: protein MRLIIEPDYQELSSWAAAYIAQRINKHKGERPFVLGLPTGSSPLGTYKELIRLHKEGKVSFQNVVTFNMDEYREIPREHPQSYYSFMWENFFCHIDIKPENTNLLDGQAEDPEAECERYENKIKQAGGIDLFMGGIGPDGHLAFNEPGSSLQSRTRVKTLTYDTILANSRFFNHDPDQVPKTALTVGVGTVLDAKEVLIIVNGFNKARALQHAVEEGINHMWTISALQMHPKGIIVCDEAATYELKVGTYRYFKDIEKNNLSPDSQW, encoded by the coding sequence ATGAGACTAATTATTGAACCGGACTATCAGGAACTGTCATCATGGGCAGCTGCCTACATAGCCCAAAGAATTAACAAGCATAAAGGAGAACGACCTTTTGTGCTAGGATTACCAACAGGTTCATCCCCGCTTGGTACGTACAAGGAGTTAATTCGACTGCATAAAGAAGGAAAAGTTTCCTTTCAGAATGTAGTCACATTCAATATGGATGAGTACAGGGAAATTCCAAGAGAGCACCCTCAGAGTTATTACTCTTTTATGTGGGAAAACTTTTTTTGTCATATCGACATAAAACCTGAAAACACTAATTTATTAGATGGACAGGCTGAAGATCCGGAAGCGGAATGCGAGCGATATGAGAATAAAATAAAACAAGCTGGAGGCATCGATCTTTTTATGGGCGGAATTGGCCCTGATGGTCACTTAGCCTTTAATGAACCGGGATCGTCATTACAATCCCGTACAAGAGTTAAGACGTTAACTTACGATACCATTTTAGCAAATTCAAGATTCTTTAATCATGATCCTGATCAGGTTCCTAAAACAGCTTTAACAGTTGGTGTTGGTACTGTATTGGATGCCAAAGAAGTTTTGATTATTGTTAATGGTTTTAACAAAGCAAGAGCTTTGCAACATGCTGTAGAAGAAGGAATCAATCACATGTGGACTATCAGCGCATTACAAATGCATCCGAAAGGAATTATCGTTTGTGATGAAGCTGCAACCTATGAATTGAAGGTGGGGACATATCGATATTTTAAAGATATCGAAAAGAACAATTTATCACCTGATAGCCAGTGGTAA
- the glmS gene encoding glutamine--fructose-6-phosphate transaminase (isomerizing): protein MCGIVAYVGDRTAYPIIIKGLQRLEYRGYDSAGLALVNDGVHVYKCKGKVKDLEAHAKGKSISGSIGIGHTRWATHGEPSDNNAHPHVSQNGKFIVVHNGIIENYAHLKKELITRGYSFQSETDTEVLANLIENIYLEEKVDAEIAVRYALTKVIGAYGLVITCTDENDQLIAARKGSPLVIGVGEKEYFLASDATPIVEYTDQVIYMNDEEVAVIKKDNLTLKSIQNDSKKPKIQKVNLSIDEIDKGSYEHFMLKEIYEQPLSIEDTFRGRISMDHSKIFLGGIIDVLPKLTEAKRIIILACGTSWHAGLVGEYLFEEFARIPVEVEYASEFRYRNPVINKDDVIIAISQSGETADTLAAIKMAKEQGAIILGICNVAGSSIPRETHAGVYTHAGPEIGVASTKAFTSQVTVLTMMAMLLGKTKGNLSKEEYSNLIDELTQVPDKIKTILQKGEEIRKISETYKNATNALYLGRGYLFPVALEGALKLKEISYIHAEGYPAAEMKHGPIALIDENMPVFVLATKDKSYEKIVSNIQEVKARNGKVIAIITEGDEIIKKMADYVIEVPDCHEAVAPLLTVVPLQFISYHIAVMRGCNVDQPRNLAKSVTVE, encoded by the coding sequence ATGTGCGGAATAGTAGCTTACGTAGGAGACAGAACTGCTTACCCAATTATCATCAAAGGCCTGCAACGTCTTGAATACAGAGGGTACGATTCAGCAGGTCTGGCATTAGTAAATGATGGTGTACACGTTTACAAGTGCAAAGGAAAGGTGAAAGATCTTGAAGCTCATGCGAAAGGAAAATCTATTTCCGGATCAATTGGGATTGGTCATACCCGATGGGCAACTCATGGTGAACCAAGCGACAATAATGCACATCCGCACGTTTCTCAAAATGGTAAGTTTATTGTGGTTCACAATGGAATCATTGAAAACTATGCCCACTTAAAAAAAGAATTAATCACCCGAGGTTATTCATTTCAGAGTGAAACAGATACCGAAGTATTAGCCAACCTTATTGAAAATATTTATTTGGAAGAGAAGGTTGATGCTGAAATTGCTGTTCGTTATGCACTTACTAAAGTTATCGGAGCCTATGGATTGGTAATAACCTGTACTGATGAAAATGACCAGTTGATTGCTGCCCGTAAAGGTAGTCCATTGGTTATTGGAGTTGGCGAAAAAGAATATTTTCTGGCTTCAGACGCAACACCTATTGTTGAATATACCGACCAGGTAATTTATATGAATGATGAAGAAGTGGCTGTCATTAAAAAAGACAACCTGACTTTAAAAAGCATTCAAAATGACTCTAAAAAACCAAAAATCCAAAAAGTCAATCTAAGTATTGACGAGATTGATAAAGGCTCCTATGAGCATTTTATGCTGAAAGAAATCTACGAGCAACCTCTTTCGATAGAAGATACTTTCCGCGGTCGTATTTCAATGGATCATTCAAAGATATTCCTTGGTGGTATTATTGATGTATTACCGAAACTTACAGAAGCAAAAAGAATCATAATATTAGCTTGTGGAACTTCATGGCATGCCGGTTTAGTTGGCGAATATCTTTTTGAAGAATTTGCCCGTATCCCAGTCGAAGTTGAATATGCAAGTGAATTCCGATATCGCAATCCTGTCATCAATAAAGATGATGTTATTATTGCCATCTCACAAAGTGGAGAAACAGCCGATACCTTAGCCGCTATTAAAATGGCAAAAGAACAAGGTGCAATTATCCTTGGTATTTGCAATGTTGCGGGTTCTTCAATTCCTCGCGAGACTCATGCAGGTGTATACACTCATGCCGGACCTGAAATTGGAGTGGCGTCAACCAAAGCATTTACTTCTCAGGTAACAGTACTTACCATGATGGCAATGCTATTAGGTAAAACAAAAGGAAATCTATCAAAAGAGGAATATTCTAATCTTATCGATGAATTAACACAGGTTCCTGATAAGATCAAGACAATCCTTCAAAAGGGCGAGGAAATTAGGAAAATATCTGAAACTTATAAGAATGCAACCAATGCATTGTATCTGGGTAGAGGTTATCTATTCCCTGTTGCTCTAGAAGGAGCCTTGAAATTAAAAGAAATTTCTTATATCCATGCTGAAGGATATCCGGCGGCTGAAATGAAACATGGTCCAATTGCCTTGATTGATGAAAACATGCCGGTTTTTGTTTTGGCAACCAAAGACAAATCATACGAAAAAATTGTAAGCAATATACAGGAAGTAAAAGCACGTAACGGCAAAGTAATTGCTATTATTACCGAAGGTGACGAAATTATTAAGAAAATGGCTGACTACGTGATAGAAGTACCTGATTGTCATGAAGCTGTTGCTCCATTATTAACTGTTGTACCACTGCAATTCATATCTTATCACATTGCTGTCATGCGTGGCTGTAATGTTGATCAACCGCGAAATCTGGCAAAGTCAGTAACGGTTGAATAA
- the rfbB gene encoding dTDP-glucose 4,6-dehydratase produces the protein MKKILITGGAGFIGSHVVRLFVNTYPEYHIYNLDALTYAGNLENLKDIEAKSNYTFLKGDITDADLMNQFFADYQFDGVIHLAAESHVDRSISDPLAFIRTNILGTVNLLNAAKETWIGQMEGKRFYHISTDEVYGSLGKEGLFTEATAYDPRSPYSSSKASSDHLVRAYYHTYGLPVVISNCSNNYGPNQFPEKLIPLSINNIKNKKPIPIYGKGENIRDWLFVIDHARAIDVIYHQGGLGETYNIGGINEWTNIDLIHKLCEVMDDKLRREKGESAKLITFVKDRAGHDMRYAIDSSKLMKELGWEPSLQFEEGIVKTVEWYLDNEEWLNNILSGDYEKYYQDQYEKR, from the coding sequence ATGAAAAAAATACTCATCACCGGTGGTGCCGGATTTATCGGATCACATGTTGTAAGGTTGTTTGTTAATACCTATCCTGAATATCATATTTATAACCTGGATGCTTTAACTTATGCAGGTAATCTTGAGAATTTAAAAGATATTGAAGCTAAGAGTAATTATACTTTTTTGAAAGGTGATATTACAGATGCTGATTTAATGAATCAGTTTTTTGCTGATTATCAGTTTGACGGAGTTATTCATCTGGCTGCAGAATCTCATGTTGATCGTTCTATTTCTGATCCGTTGGCTTTCATCAGAACAAATATATTGGGAACAGTTAACCTTTTGAATGCAGCCAAAGAAACTTGGATTGGTCAGATGGAAGGAAAGCGTTTCTATCATATTTCAACTGATGAAGTATATGGTTCTTTAGGTAAGGAGGGTTTATTTACCGAAGCAACTGCTTATGATCCCCGTAGTCCTTATTCTTCATCAAAGGCAAGTTCTGATCATTTGGTGCGTGCTTATTACCATACATATGGGTTACCTGTAGTTATTTCTAATTGTTCGAATAATTACGGTCCTAATCAGTTTCCTGAAAAGTTGATTCCTCTTTCAATCAATAATATTAAGAATAAGAAGCCTATTCCTATCTATGGAAAAGGTGAGAATATTCGTGATTGGTTATTTGTGATTGATCATGCAAGAGCTATTGACGTAATTTATCATCAGGGTGGATTAGGTGAGACTTATAATATTGGTGGTATTAACGAGTGGACAAATATTGATTTGATTCATAAGCTTTGTGAAGTTATGGATGATAAGTTGAGACGAGAAAAAGGTGAATCAGCAAAGTTGATCACCTTTGTCAAGGATCGAGCTGGTCATGATATGCGTTATGCCATTGATTCATCAAAGTTAATGAAAGAATTAGGTTGGGAGCCATCGTTACAATTTGAAGAAGGTATAGTAAAAACTGTTGAATGGTATCTTGATAACGAAGAATGGTTAAATAATATTCTTTCTGGAGATTACGAAAAGTACTATCAGGATCAATACGAAAAGAGATAA
- the lpxK gene encoding tetraacyldisaccharide 4'-kinase yields the protein MQIRKVLYPFSLLYGAVTTVRNKLFDWNILPSKEYNLPIISVGNITVGGTGKTPFTEYLIRVLQNDYKLALLSRGYKRLTKGPLLSDEKSTASDIGDEPFQVKKKFAGIEVVVAEKRVEGMQIINTQTNTDVVLMDDAFQHRYVTPGLSILLIDYNRPLWNDLTFPAGNLRETRAGQKRADIILVNKCPLSMSEEEKSYWLNKLKPCSKQKVFFSAIRYGQMVDYSGKIVNVSNKKIIALAGIARPEMFFSYLKSKVKIEKELIYPDHHSFIEKDLQEIKEEILKMGNDSLIISTEKDCTRLYGLDKEIDKRLVYVPIELKILFEEEKLLELIIRNYVRDYQKDS from the coding sequence ATGCAGATAAGAAAAGTACTTTACCCGTTCAGTTTGCTTTACGGGGCAGTTACAACTGTGCGGAATAAACTTTTCGATTGGAACATTTTACCTTCCAAAGAGTACAATCTTCCAATCATATCTGTTGGTAATATAACCGTTGGAGGAACGGGTAAGACTCCATTTACAGAGTATCTTATTCGCGTGTTGCAAAATGATTATAAACTGGCATTATTAAGTCGTGGATACAAACGCCTGACCAAAGGGCCATTATTATCAGATGAAAAAAGTACTGCATCTGATATTGGTGATGAACCATTTCAGGTAAAAAAGAAATTTGCAGGAATAGAGGTGGTGGTAGCAGAGAAACGTGTGGAAGGGATGCAAATCATTAATACACAAACCAACACTGATGTGGTTCTTATGGATGATGCATTTCAGCATCGATATGTTACTCCGGGATTATCAATCTTGTTAATAGACTATAACAGGCCTTTGTGGAACGATTTAACTTTTCCTGCTGGCAATCTGAGAGAGACAAGAGCAGGACAGAAAAGAGCTGATATAATTCTGGTTAATAAATGTCCTCTTTCGATGAGTGAAGAAGAAAAAAGTTATTGGCTGAATAAGTTAAAGCCTTGCTCAAAGCAAAAGGTTTTCTTTTCTGCCATTAGATACGGACAAATGGTGGATTATTCAGGGAAGATTGTTAATGTAAGTAACAAAAAAATTATTGCTCTTGCTGGGATTGCACGACCGGAAATGTTCTTTTCTTATCTCAAGTCAAAGGTGAAGATTGAAAAAGAATTGATTTATCCTGATCATCATTCTTTTATTGAGAAAGATTTACAGGAGATTAAAGAAGAGATTTTGAAAATGGGTAATGATTCGCTCATTATTTCAACAGAAAAGGATTGTACCCGATTATATGGATTAGATAAGGAGATTGATAAAAGATTGGTGTACGTGCCAATTGAATTAAAGATATTATTTGAAGAAGAAAAATTATTAGAATTAATTATACGCAACTATGTTAGAGACTATCAGAAAGACAGCTGA
- a CDS encoding NAD-dependent epimerase/dehydratase family protein, which produces MIFVTGGTGLVGSHLLYRLTKDGNKVRVLCRDTSSKESVRKIFKFYSDNAESYYQNIEWFEGDLHDYFSLLDALNGIEQVYHCAAMVSFKPSDSKEMFSNNVDGTANLVNACIEKGTPRFCFVSSIATLGDSPNGSPIDETTFWQNDDNHSVYSQSKFSSEMEVWRGTKEGLNAVIINPSVIIGPVELNRSTGQLFETIMKGTPFYTIGSTGFVDVRDVVEAMIQVCNSDVVNERFIVSGENIAYKDFFTMGAKEFNAKPPRFRAGRILTGLAWRLERLKYYILRVEPRFTKETARTSQHKSVYSNEKLQKLFPMNYIPIEESIKNAARYIKA; this is translated from the coding sequence ATGATTTTTGTTACAGGAGGAACAGGTTTAGTTGGTTCACATCTGTTATACAGATTAACCAAAGACGGCAATAAAGTAAGAGTTCTTTGCAGAGATACCAGTTCGAAGGAATCTGTAAGAAAAATTTTTAAATTTTATTCTGACAATGCTGAATCATACTATCAAAACATAGAATGGTTTGAAGGTGATTTACATGATTATTTTTCGCTTCTGGATGCATTGAATGGTATAGAGCAGGTATATCATTGTGCTGCAATGGTATCTTTTAAACCAAGTGATTCCAAAGAGATGTTCAGTAACAATGTAGATGGCACAGCTAACCTGGTTAATGCATGCATTGAAAAGGGAACACCCCGCTTTTGCTTTGTCAGTTCTATTGCCACTTTAGGAGACTCTCCCAATGGATCACCAATTGATGAAACAACTTTTTGGCAAAACGATGATAATCATTCGGTTTATTCGCAAAGTAAATTCAGCTCTGAAATGGAAGTATGGCGGGGAACCAAAGAAGGCTTAAATGCTGTTATCATCAATCCGTCAGTAATTATTGGTCCGGTAGAACTCAACAGAAGTACTGGTCAGCTCTTTGAAACCATCATGAAAGGCACACCGTTCTACACGATTGGATCAACTGGCTTTGTCGATGTGAGAGACGTTGTGGAGGCAATGATTCAAGTTTGTAATAGTGATGTGGTCAATGAACGATTTATTGTCAGCGGAGAGAATATTGCTTATAAAGATTTCTTCACTATGGGTGCGAAGGAATTTAATGCTAAACCTCCAAGATTTAGGGCTGGAAGAATATTAACAGGGTTAGCCTGGAGACTTGAAAGGCTAAAATATTATATTCTTCGTGTCGAACCTCGCTTTACAAAGGAAACAGCTCGTACATCACAGCATAAATCAGTATACTCAAATGAGAAATTACAGAAACTGTTTCCAATGAATTATATCCCGATTGAGGAATCCATTAAAAATGCAGCCCGATATATCAAAGCATAA
- a CDS encoding DUF4954 family protein: MKDYRSLSIQEINELETRNCYCTNWSQVKVVKDFSVQSVRNVTFSGDIQLGSFNKIFTFPGGVQKKAGISNATIHNCVIDSDTYINQVKNHIANYHIKSEVIIENVDSVITERETCFGNGVKVSALNEAGGREISIYNELSAHTGYIMALYRHRPNLINKIQNLIDQYCNKICSVRGTIEKGVQLINCRTIIDTNIGEYAVIEGIYRLENGSINSSKEAPSYFGPGIIAENFVSASGSKISDGALVSNCFIGQGCELSKQYSAENSVFFANCQGYHGEACSIFAGPYTVTHHKSTLLIAGYFSFMNAGSGSNQSNHMYKLGPIHQGVLERGSKTTSDSYILWPARIGAFSLVMGRHYRNPDTSNLPFSYIIENQDESLLAPGVNLRSVGTIRDARKWPKRDKRTDSKLLDFINFNLLSPFTIQKMLKGRDILKKLKTSSGPTSDYYMFNSVKITNTSLERGIQLYTIGIIKFLGNALIKKLEDITFVNSEDLRTSLAPKSPYGTGEWIDMAGLLVPNERVMTLLDDLESDKIPDLDELNRRYESLHMNYFDYAWNWCVNVFKREFDLDLQKVEIDQLLSFIDQWKKSVIDLDNMLYADARKEFTLNTQTGFGIDGSEETRTLDFEQVRGEFESHPSVQDIRNHIREKSRLAEELKERLILCKERDKP, translated from the coding sequence ATGAAGGATTACCGTTCGTTAAGCATACAAGAAATCAACGAATTAGAAACCAGAAATTGTTATTGTACAAATTGGAGTCAGGTAAAAGTTGTAAAAGACTTTTCTGTTCAAAGTGTGCGTAATGTAACTTTTTCAGGTGACATTCAATTAGGTTCCTTCAATAAGATATTTACTTTCCCTGGAGGTGTTCAGAAAAAAGCCGGTATTTCCAATGCAACCATTCACAATTGTGTCATTGATTCCGACACATACATCAACCAGGTAAAAAATCACATTGCCAATTACCATATTAAATCTGAAGTGATAATTGAAAATGTTGATTCAGTTATCACCGAAAGAGAAACCTGTTTTGGCAACGGAGTTAAGGTTTCGGCACTAAATGAAGCCGGAGGAAGAGAGATCTCTATCTACAATGAGTTATCAGCTCATACCGGATATATAATGGCTTTATACCGCCACAGGCCAAACCTGATAAATAAAATTCAGAATCTAATTGATCAGTATTGTAATAAAATCTGCAGCGTTCGGGGTACAATAGAAAAAGGAGTACAATTAATCAACTGTCGTACCATTATCGACACCAACATTGGGGAATATGCTGTTATTGAAGGGATATACCGATTAGAAAACGGAAGTATCAATAGTTCAAAAGAGGCTCCCAGTTATTTTGGCCCAGGCATTATTGCTGAAAATTTTGTATCTGCTTCAGGATCCAAAATCAGTGATGGCGCATTGGTTAGCAACTGCTTTATTGGTCAGGGATGTGAATTAAGTAAGCAATATTCTGCCGAAAACTCAGTTTTTTTTGCCAACTGTCAGGGATATCATGGTGAAGCATGTTCAATTTTTGCCGGACCATATACCGTTACACACCATAAATCTACCTTGCTGATTGCTGGTTATTTTTCTTTTATGAATGCCGGTAGTGGATCAAATCAAAGTAACCACATGTATAAGCTGGGACCAATACATCAGGGTGTATTGGAAAGAGGTTCAAAAACAACCAGTGATTCTTACATACTTTGGCCGGCACGTATAGGTGCTTTTTCCCTTGTTATGGGACGCCATTATCGAAATCCAGACACTTCCAATCTTCCTTTCTCATATATTATTGAAAATCAAGATGAGAGTTTATTGGCACCGGGTGTCAATTTAAGAAGTGTAGGAACGATTAGAGATGCTAGAAAATGGCCAAAAAGGGATAAAAGGACAGATTCAAAACTTTTAGACTTTATTAACTTTAATTTACTTAGCCCTTTTACCATCCAAAAAATGTTAAAAGGAAGGGACATTTTGAAAAAATTAAAAACCTCAAGTGGCCCAACATCTGACTATTACATGTTTAATAGTGTGAAAATTACAAATACCTCACTGGAAAGAGGAATACAATTATATACGATTGGCATCATCAAATTTTTAGGCAATGCACTGATAAAAAAGCTAGAAGACATTACCTTTGTTAATTCGGAAGATTTAAGGACGAGCCTTGCTCCCAAATCGCCATATGGAACAGGCGAATGGATTGACATGGCCGGACTGCTGGTACCGAATGAAAGGGTAATGACCCTACTAGATGATCTTGAAAGCGATAAAATACCTGATTTAGATGAACTAAATCGCAGGTACGAGTCGTTGCATATGAACTATTTTGATTATGCCTGGAATTGGTGCGTTAACGTATTTAAGCGTGAGTTTGATCTGGATCTGCAAAAAGTAGAGATAGATCAGCTTTTATCGTTTATTGATCAATGGAAAAAAAGTGTAATCGATTTAGATAATATGCTCTACGCCGATGCCCGTAAGGAGTTTACTTTAAACACCCAAACAGGATTTGGTATTGATGGTAGCGAAGAAACCCGAACACTTGATTTTGAGCAAGTGAGGGGCGAATTCGAAAGCCATCCGTCAGTTCAGGATATTCGTAATCATATTCGGGAAAAAAGCAGACTGGCTGAGGAGCTAAAAGAAAGGCTTATCCTTTGTAAGGAAAGAGATAAACCTTAA
- a CDS encoding riboflavin synthase, with translation MFSGIVEEAATVVGLEQDQGNLHLTLECSFTDDLKIDQSVAHNGVCLTVVKKDGQNYTVTAIKETLEKSNLGLLQIGDKVNLERSMMMNGRLDGHIVQGHVDQTAKCIEVKEADGSWYFTFQYVIDKEKASQGYMTVEKGSVTVNGVSLTVVNSKDDRFSVAIIPYTYEFTNFHQIKEGSTVNLEFDILGKYISRIMSLQN, from the coding sequence ATGTTTTCAGGTATAGTAGAAGAAGCAGCAACAGTAGTTGGATTGGAACAGGATCAGGGTAACCTGCATCTTACATTAGAATGCTCATTTACTGATGATTTAAAAATTGACCAGAGTGTCGCTCATAATGGAGTTTGTTTAACTGTGGTAAAAAAAGATGGTCAAAATTATACAGTTACAGCCATTAAGGAAACTCTGGAAAAGTCAAATCTGGGATTACTGCAGATAGGCGATAAGGTTAACCTTGAGCGCAGTATGATGATGAATGGTCGCCTGGATGGTCATATCGTTCAGGGGCATGTTGATCAAACTGCTAAATGTATTGAAGTGAAAGAAGCAGATGGGAGCTGGTATTTTACTTTTCAATATGTCATTGATAAAGAGAAGGCATCCCAGGGTTATATGACAGTTGAAAAAGGATCCGTTACAGTAAACGGTGTTAGTTTAACTGTGGTTAATAGTAAGGATGATCGTTTTTCAGTTGCTATTATTCCTTATACATATGAATTCACCAATTTTCATCAGATTAAGGAGGGCAGTACGGTAAATCTTGAATTTGATATATTGGGTAAGTATATTAGTCGCATCATGTCGTTGCAGAATTAA
- a CDS encoding OsmC family protein: MTTIKTTYLGDLRTENIHIQSGSKIITDAPTDNRGKGEAFSPTDMLATALGNCIMTIMGIKAMDNGIDLVGTELDITKIMAENPRRVSEVVIQFNFPKKGYSEDEKKLIESVAGISPVPLSVHPDLKQTIIFNW, encoded by the coding sequence ATGACAACTATAAAAACTACTTATTTAGGTGATTTAAGAACCGAGAATATTCATATTCAATCGGGTTCAAAAATAATTACAGATGCACCTACTGATAACAGAGGAAAAGGTGAAGCATTTTCGCCAACTGATATGCTGGCAACAGCTTTGGGTAATTGTATTATGACAATCATGGGCATCAAAGCAATGGATAATGGCATTGACCTAGTTGGAACGGAATTGGACATTACAAAGATAATGGCTGAAAATCCGCGCAGGGTTTCCGAAGTTGTTATTCAATTCAATTTCCCCAAAAAAGGCTACTCTGAGGATGAAAAGAAGCTGATCGAAAGCGTAGCTGGTATTAGTCCGGTTCCATTAAGTGTTCATCCAGATCTTAAACAAACCATCATCTTTAACTGGTAG